From Nocardia sp. NBC_00416:
AACGACCGCGGCGAGGTTGCCCCCGGCGCTGTCACCGGCGACCGCGATCTTGTTCCCGTCGGCGCCGAAACCATCGGCGTGTCCGGCGACCCACTGCGTAGCGGCGAAACACACGTCCACTGCAGCGGGAAATTTGTGCTCCGGCGCCAAGGGATAGCCGACCGAGACGACGATGGCGGCGGCGCCGTTGGCGAGGCTACGGCACAGGCCGTCATGGGTGTCGAGATCACCGACGACGAACCCGCCCCCGTGGAAGAACACCAGAACCGGCAGCGGTGCCACGCCGGCCGGTGTGTAGATCCGGATCGGGACCTGGTGGCCCGCCAACGAGATGACACGGTCCTCGATCGCGGCGACCGGTTCCGGTTCACCGAGCAGCGGGATCTGGCGTCGCAGTCCCTCGCGTGCCTGCTCGGGCGTGAAGGTGTGCAGTTCCGCGAAGCCTGCGCGCGAGATCCGTTCCAGATAGGCCTGAACCTGAGGATGCAACCCCGTTGTGGGTGTATTCGCTGTGCTCATGCAGCTATCCTGCAACTTGAAGCATGGTTCAAGTCAAGGAGTGTTGGCGTGGAATTACTCGATATCGCCGAGGTGGCCGTCCGGTCCGGGTTGGCACCGTCGGCCCTGCGGTTCTACGAACGGCGCGGCCTCATCGACTCGGCCGGCCGCAACGGACTGCGCCGCACGTTCGAGCCCGCCGTACTCGATCGGCTGATGCTCATAGATTGTGCACGTGGAGCAGGTTTCACCCTGGCCCAGATCCAGCGGTTCCTGACCGCGACGCCGGACGACACCGAATTACGCGCACACCTCGCGCGACGAGCGAGCCAACTCGACCACGACATAGCCCGGCTGACCCGCATGCGCGACAGTCTGCACCACGCAGCGACCTGCACCCACGAACCCTTGGTCGAATGCCCCCAGTTCAAATCGACCATCGCCGACACCGACAACGCGCGCGCAGCCTCGTCGACTCCAGCCGGCTTCACGGCCGCTGGGTAGGTTCACCGGGCTGGGGTGAACGCGCTCGGGCGTCCGGAGCAGCGGCACGGACGGCACCGCACCGGTTCTTCCGGCAATCAGCGACGAGTACTCGAACAAGTACTACGCGCAGGCACGCAATGTGGCCCCGCCGGCCGTCGGGCTCTGCGCATAGTGGAGGCGGGAACGGGGTTGGGTACGCTCGCCCACGTGGACTGGCACGTCGCGGATCGAGAGCTGGTTTCGTGGCTCGGTACACCCGAAACTGATCTCGGATGGTGTGGGTACAAGATCGATTCGCGACCGGACGCGGTGTGGCTGCTGAATGCGATGTACGAGCACGAGTCGGGCTCCGCGGAACTCACCTACGACGAGGAGCGGCGGCAGCGGCTGTCTGCCGGACTCGAGCAGCCGATGGTGATCGCCGGCTTCGACCTCGATGCCGAGTCGGTCGTGATCGGCAACGACCTGGGCCGCTCCGAGCATCCCGGACCAGGCTGGAACAGACTGCGCTGGACCGAACTCGCGGCTCGGCTGGGCGAGTCGGCGGTCGTCGAGGGCCAGTACCCCAGTTTCCGCAGCCTGTCCGGCGCACACTCGAGCGGGAGTTGGCCGGTGAGTATCCGCCCGCCCGCCGAAGGCTCCCTCGATCGAGAGTCGTGGCAGACGCTGATCGACGTTCTGATCGCGTGGTCCCCGGGCGGCGCCGACACCCCGTGCGTGGCGTACTTCGGCCCGGCGGTCAACGACGAGTTCGACACCGGCGTCACGGTCTCGGGCCCCCTCGGCGGCGCCGCGGTCCTGTACGACCATCCGAGCGGCGTCGGCTCACCCTCGAATCTGTGGGCCGCCGACCGATCCTGGATCACCTGGTCCGATTGGGACCTCTGCGGCACCAAGGTGGTCGGCCCGACCGAGCTGATCGAGGCGCTCCGGGCGGCGCCGGAGCTCGAAGCGCTGCGCCTGCCCTGGTGCTGACAGCTCGACGGCGGTAGCCGACCACCAGCCTCATGGACCGAGCTGCCCGACCCCCGTCCTGGCGAAACCGTGCTGACTGCTCTCCATGGATGACGGGCAATCGATGTAGGCCGTGGGCCGCCTCGTGAACGCGGATTCCGGTGAGCTGGTTTGCGACGAGCCCGGGCATTCAGGGGCACACCTGCTTACCGGTCTCCGGCGGCGTGAACGTGGACGGCGCTGACGCATATCCCGGCGCCGAAGGACAACTCCGCGGCGGGCGCGATAGGCCGCCGCGGACAACAGCTCCCGCTGACCGGACCGCGGACGTATCAACCCGGCGGAATCGCCGGTACCGCGACCCGCCCCGGGTGATACTCCGAGTGGCCCCGACGCCGGGGGCCGTGGTGTGTGAGGAGCTGGCGATGAGTGTGGTGGACGGGTCGAAGCAGACCGGGCCGACCTCTCCTTCGGAACGGTCCGGTTTACGCCGGGTGGTCGCCGCCTCCATGGCGGGGACCGTGGTGGAGTGGTACGAGTTCTTCCTGTACGGCACCGCGGCGACGCTGGTGTTCAGCAAGATCTTCTTCCCCGCCTCCGACAGCGAGCTCGACGCGATCCTGAAAGCCTTCCTCACCTACGCCGTGGGTTTCGCGGCCCGTCCGGTCGGCGGAATAGTGTTCGGGCACTTCGGAGATCGCTACGGTCGTAAACGGCTGCTCCAGTTCAGCCTGATCCTGGTGGGTGCGGCCACCTTCCTGATGGGTTGTCTGCCCACCTACGGCCAGATCGGTTACGCGGCTCCGGTGCTGCTGGTGCTGTTGCGATTCCTGCAGGGCTTCGCGGTCGGCGGCGAATGGGGTGGCGCGGTCCTGCTGGTGGCCGAGCACAGTCCGGACCGGAGTCGCGGTTTCTGGGCGAGCTGGCCGCAGGCCGGGGTGCCCGGGGGGAATCTGCTCGCGACCCTCGTCCTGCTGGCGTTGACCGCGACTCTTTCCGAAGACGCCTTCCTCGCCTGGGGGTGGCGGGTGGCGTTCTGGCTCTCGGCGGTGGTCGTGCTGATCGGCTACTACGTGCGCACCAAGGTGAGCGACGCACCGATCTTCACCGCCGCGCGGCAGGAGGCCGAGCGGGTGCGGTCGTCGTCGTTCAGCGCAGTCGAAGTGCTGAAACGCTATCCGCGGGGCGTGTTCACCGCGATGGGGCTGCGTTTCGGCGAGAACATCATGTACTACCTGGTCGTCACGTTCACCATCACATACCTGAAGGTGCGGCAGGACATGGCGACCGACGACATCCTGTGGTGGCTGCTCGCCGCGCACGCCGTCCATTTCGCCGCGATCCCGCTGGCCGGTGCGCTGGCCGACCGGATCGGGCGGCGGCCGGTCTATCTGGCCGGTACCGTCACGGCGGGCACATGGGGTTTCTTCGCCTTCCCGATGATGGACACCGGCAACGGGTGGATCATCACCGCCGCCATCATGCTCGGCCTGATCGCGCACGCCGGAATGTACGCGCCGCAGCCGGCGATCATGGCGGAGATGTTCCCGACCCGGATGCGGTATTCGGGAGTTTCGCTGGGCTATCAGGTGACCTCGATCGTGGCCGGTTCGCTGGCTCCGGTGATCGCGGTGAAACTGCTGGAAACCTTCGACTCGCCGGTGCCGATCGCGGTGTATCTGGCGGCGGCGGCCGCGGTGACCGCGGTCGCGGTGGCGTTCGCGCGGGAGACAAAAGGCTTCGATCTGGCCGATATCGATCGCGCCGATGCGGCCCGCACCGTGCGCGACGAACGAGCGGACCCATTGTCTTCCCGATAATTCGACCGATCCGCCTATCTTCTCGGCGATTCGACCGATTCGCCCGATCTGGGGTCGGCGTCCAACTTCCGTGAATGCACGAGCAACACACTCCGGGAGCACACGTGGTAAGTGGCGAGCGCGGTCACCACGACCGAAACGAAGGCGGCAGATAGGCCGGACGCTGGAACAGCCTGGCCGAGGACGTGTTCGGCGTCCGACGCCACCCGACGCGGCCGCGGCGGGCTGTTCCGGCGACGGTGCCATTCAGACCTTCGGGCGGCTTTGTGTGGAGCAGATCACTGAGCCGCTCTCCGGGTGGTACGGAACCATGGCCACTGATATGTTTCGGCTTGTTCGTGCAGCGTCGCATCATTCGAATTCCGACTAGCAGAACATTCTGCCGATCCATTCTTCACCGGTCTCTTTCGTCGTGGAAAGAGACCGGAATTGTCATACTCCGCAGCT
This genomic window contains:
- a CDS encoding alpha/beta hydrolase, whose amino-acid sequence is MSTANTPTTGLHPQVQAYLERISRAGFAELHTFTPEQAREGLRRQIPLLGEPEPVAAIEDRVISLAGHQVPIRIYTPAGVAPLPVLVFFHGGGFVVGDLDTHDGLCRSLANGAAAIVVSVGYPLAPEHKFPAAVDVCFAATQWVAGHADGFGADGNKIAVAGDSAGGNLAAVVTHMARDLGGPPLAFQLLIYPDTDFRRSNVSIREFAGRYGNITRAGQHWFMDNYLRGDEEKLDPRVSPLLATDHSGLPPALVITAEYDALRDEGEEYAAALDRAGVPVEVRRYPGMIHEFMRHPFEVSAAARSEAAAALRKAFAEVSEK
- a CDS encoding MFS transporter; translation: MSVVDGSKQTGPTSPSERSGLRRVVAASMAGTVVEWYEFFLYGTAATLVFSKIFFPASDSELDAILKAFLTYAVGFAARPVGGIVFGHFGDRYGRKRLLQFSLILVGAATFLMGCLPTYGQIGYAAPVLLVLLRFLQGFAVGGEWGGAVLLVAEHSPDRSRGFWASWPQAGVPGGNLLATLVLLALTATLSEDAFLAWGWRVAFWLSAVVVLIGYYVRTKVSDAPIFTAARQEAERVRSSSFSAVEVLKRYPRGVFTAMGLRFGENIMYYLVVTFTITYLKVRQDMATDDILWWLLAAHAVHFAAIPLAGALADRIGRRPVYLAGTVTAGTWGFFAFPMMDTGNGWIITAAIMLGLIAHAGMYAPQPAIMAEMFPTRMRYSGVSLGYQVTSIVAGSLAPVIAVKLLETFDSPVPIAVYLAAAAAVTAVAVAFARETKGFDLADIDRADAARTVRDERADPLSSR
- a CDS encoding MerR family transcriptional regulator; the protein is MELLDIAEVAVRSGLAPSALRFYERRGLIDSAGRNGLRRTFEPAVLDRLMLIDCARGAGFTLAQIQRFLTATPDDTELRAHLARRASQLDHDIARLTRMRDSLHHAATCTHEPLVECPQFKSTIADTDNARAASSTPAGFTAAG